The Onthophagus taurus isolate NC chromosome 2, IU_Otau_3.0, whole genome shotgun sequence genome includes a window with the following:
- the LOC111419218 gene encoding T-cell immunomodulatory protein, with product MNLKSSFKFILYLTVKLVLLINNTLCSDITNNVFGPLTDGLPAAFGDFNSDELTDIFVLRDESRTLEIFLAAEEEPLLRTSRSNPLKCSFEDKIITSVVPGDFDGDALMDVLVTTVPKNQRRQKIMEVYIMWGGTNHLNCTNNEKPLLSTLGQPLAIDYDGNMIIDLFGLNEKGQRMFWVFLQNERKFKPIAMNDDNGNAALKHPHAHAFLDLNEDFMADLFLTAEDQFEVWLGQDKSYVFNHTISHPSNAKKIGQSLFIDLELRGRMDLITPVCFDNECKNSSLMVYCDNKWHNLQVNFKDANNKLWRFQSKSDDNLMYRDTITLHSGDYNMDGYPDILVTMISDDKSPQQSFLLENVPCDSNCGAFTRTFIVKWNILKPFTNGTVMAAFFDFYQDGVLDVILVQINGSGFKSAAYKNSLDYDANFIKVMVITGLKNSNNAMIDGRVGKKRRTYGTNLPGPRISYKTTTQEGDIRHAASAQLPQSAHFSLNLPYNIFGLGRTPNFVDTLTVGLSTYSRTWTQIIPNSQMVVIPWPVEKPSQWKAQLFVTPSKLILMSVAGLTTACCLITIIIGVLHWKERQEDKKERLSETHRFHFDAM from the exons ATGAATCTTAAGTcgtcatttaaatttattttatatcttacAGTAAAGCTGGTTTTACTCATCAATAACACTTTGTGCAGTGATATTACAAATAACGTTTTTGGACCATTAACTGATGGCCTTCCGGCAGCTTTTGGTGATTTCAATTCAGACGAATTAACCGATATATTTGTGCTAAGAGATGAAAGCCGAACACTGGAAATATTTTTAGCAGCAGAAGAAGAACCACTTTTACGTACTTCTAGATCGAATCCTTTGAAATGtagttttgaagataaaattaTCACCAGTGTTGTACCGGGTGATTTTGATGGTGATGCTTTAATGGATGTGTTGGTTACAACTGTACCAAAAAATCAACGGAGGCAAAAAATAATGGAAGTTTATATTATGTGGGGAGGAACTAatcatttgaattgtacaaaTAATGAGAAACCACTTCTCAGTACTTTAGGGCAACCTTTAGCTATTGATTATGATGGAAATATGATCATTGATTTGTTTGGATTAAATGAAAAGGGGCAAAGAATGTTTTGggtatttttacaaaatgaaagaaaatttaaacctATTGCAATGAATGATGATAATGGTAATGCTGCTTTAAAACATCCACATGCTCATGCTTTCTTGG ATTTAAATGAAGATTTTATGGCAGACTTATTTTTAACTGCTGAAGATCAGTTTGAAGTTTGGTTGGGGCAAGATAAATCATATGTTTTTAATCATACGATATCACATCCTTCTAATGCTAAGAAAATTGGACAGTCTTTATTCATTGACTTGGAACTTCGTGGGAGAATGGACTTAATAACTCCAGTGTGTTTTGATAATGAATGCAAAAATAGTTCATTGATGGTTTATTGTGATAATAAATGGCACAATCTTCAAGTTAACTTTAAAGATGCTAATAACAAATTGTGGAGATTCCAATCAAAATCTGATGATAATTTAATGTACAGAGATACAATTACTTTACATTCTGGTGATTATAACATGGATGGTTATCCAGACATTTTAGTAACAATGATTTCTGATGATAAATCACCAcaacaatcatttttattggaaaatGTTCCATGTGACTCAAATTGCGGTGCTTTTACTCGAACTTTTATAGTTAAAtggaacattttaaaaccatttACAAATGGAACAGTAATGGCagctttttttgatttttaccaAGATGGTGTTTTAGATGTTATTTTGGTGCAAATAAATGGGAGTGGATTTAAATCAGCGGCTTACAAAAATAGTTTAGATTATGatgctaattttattaaagttatggTTATAACCGGCTTGAAAAATTCTAATAATGCTATGATTGATGGCAGAGTCGGAAAGAAACGTCGAACTTATGGTACAAATTTACCAGGTCCAAGGATTTCTTATAAAACAACTACACAAGAAGGTGATATTCGTCACGCGGCGTCAGCTCAACTTCCGCAATCGGCTCATTTCAGTTTAAATTTACCttacaacatttttggattGGGAAGAACACCTAATTTCGTAGATACATTAACTGTTGGTTTATCAACTTATTCAAGGACATGGACACAGATCATACCAAATTCTCAAATGGTTGTGATCCCATGGCCGGTGGAAAAACCGTCCCAATGGAAAGCTCAGTTGTTTGTAACGccaagtaaattaattttgatgtccGTCGCAGGTTTAACGACCGCTTGTTGTCTTATCACTATTATAATTGGTGTATTGCACTGGAAGGAAAGGCAGGAAGATAAAAAGGAGAGATTATCAGAAACGCATCGGTTTCATTTTGATGCTATGTAA